The proteins below are encoded in one region of Pontibacter deserti:
- a CDS encoding AAA family ATPase, producing the protein MKILSVRFQNLNSLKGEHEIRFDQSPLADAGLFAITGPTGAGKTTILDAITVGLYGMVHRHNNDKPLDLMTRHTSESTSEVEFEANGRHYRSKWQIRRSRGKLDGKIQAVHMELCDLEDDKPFDLKPSQVPDKVAEISGLDYSQFLRSVMLSQGDFARFLKANPNERSSLLEKITDTGIYSDISKFAYEKAKTERLKKEELERKLQDSKLLPEEQRQGYEASIKELTESETILTQATSELQEKRQWLQQLQQLRERASEYKIVLQAQEEKLATLQPDFVKLQKHEQANQFVSELTQIKLANGHLSEVQQQLVTLEKHIPVLETELEQAGIIALESGKAHQQQEEALQNLEPLLLQVQQLDHQLHTIRDRFKADKEDYNLFAAGLQQEKTILVQQESDLATLTQKATSLKKWLQEKIKLKDLRENLHEFRQTVKDLTDTERSIASLQKEQQSINQQLQTEAAQLASINLAGKEYQQKQQVLDEQKQEKLTQLQTKLATKSMDELEKLAQEQPFLLARYERLLQLSQGYTLQLQKATQLSTQLAELEQTIVTKKTELTTTQSNYTLASERLDDLQKLVTLQQRIQELEQHRHMLQPEQPCPLCGSAQHPFVEGNYTNSLSEEEQRRDTQLALVKELETSINQLQLQLNTLQNQQESAAKAKAETDAELAQTLQTYQQQSEGITIAITQTEHLQQQLQAQREALGNLNLTLTQARSISREIESINLTLQQLREQQLQAKAEIGKLQRSEEMLKAQLQRYTSQLHDLQEQQQVFTETAQSFAASYSLEYTSEKRQDLLQHLEKQTASYQQQHEAYEALRDPYLQLQGQVKSLKEKATEKEQKLQDKKAALEQVHIQLTELKEKRTQLFGEKDPLHERKAAQQELTLRTKQAEEARAAQQKKQQELQEQRLRQQEYTNTHSNKKSELDALRDGLLLVLQQKGIETIEALSQMLLDRDEADRLANLKAQTEKQLTETRKSLSDVQRDLAQAEAKKLTTESIDLLQQQLASKTEELRELIAKRARLEQLLEQDKQQREKNQELATQLHVQQQECNRWAQLSDLIGSADGNKFSRFAQGLTLARLVELANRHLQKLNDRYRIQKSATEDLELLIVDTYQAEAVRPMNTLSGGESFLVSLALALGLSDLAGRRTQINSLFIDEGFGTLDADTLDSAITTLENLQASGKMIGIISHVEALKERISTQIKVQKLAGGVSKVEVVGW; encoded by the coding sequence CGGCATGGTGCACCGCCACAACAACGACAAACCACTCGACCTGATGACTCGCCATACTTCGGAAAGCACATCGGAAGTAGAGTTTGAAGCCAACGGCAGGCACTACCGCAGCAAATGGCAGATACGTCGCAGCCGGGGCAAACTGGATGGCAAGATTCAGGCTGTGCACATGGAACTCTGCGACCTGGAAGATGACAAGCCTTTCGACCTGAAACCAAGCCAGGTACCGGATAAAGTGGCTGAGATTTCGGGGCTGGACTACAGCCAGTTTTTGCGTTCTGTGATGCTGTCGCAGGGAGATTTCGCCCGTTTCCTGAAAGCTAACCCGAATGAGCGCAGCAGCCTGTTAGAGAAAATTACGGATACCGGTATTTATTCAGACATCTCGAAATTTGCTTATGAGAAAGCGAAGACCGAACGCCTGAAAAAAGAAGAACTGGAGCGGAAACTACAGGATAGCAAACTGCTGCCTGAAGAGCAGCGCCAGGGCTACGAAGCAAGTATAAAAGAGCTCACCGAATCAGAAACTATACTTACACAGGCTACCAGCGAACTACAGGAAAAACGCCAGTGGTTGCAGCAATTGCAGCAACTACGCGAGCGAGCCTCAGAATATAAAATTGTATTGCAGGCACAGGAAGAGAAGCTGGCAACGCTTCAGCCTGATTTTGTAAAACTGCAGAAACACGAGCAAGCCAATCAGTTTGTAAGCGAACTTACTCAGATAAAGCTTGCCAATGGCCACCTTTCGGAAGTACAGCAGCAACTGGTAACGTTGGAAAAACACATTCCTGTACTGGAAACTGAACTGGAACAGGCTGGCATCATCGCCCTGGAATCCGGCAAAGCACATCAGCAGCAGGAAGAAGCGCTTCAGAACCTGGAGCCGCTACTGCTGCAAGTTCAGCAACTTGACCACCAATTACATACCATCCGCGACCGCTTTAAAGCTGACAAGGAAGACTACAACCTTTTTGCTGCAGGCCTGCAACAGGAGAAAACTATACTTGTGCAACAAGAGAGTGATCTGGCTACGCTTACCCAAAAAGCTACTTCACTAAAGAAATGGCTACAAGAGAAAATCAAACTTAAAGACCTTCGCGAGAACTTGCATGAATTCCGCCAGACAGTTAAAGATCTGACCGATACCGAACGAAGTATAGCCAGCCTGCAAAAAGAGCAGCAAAGTATAAACCAGCAACTGCAAACCGAAGCAGCACAACTGGCAAGTATAAACCTGGCCGGTAAAGAGTATCAGCAAAAGCAGCAAGTACTGGATGAGCAAAAGCAGGAAAAACTAACACAACTGCAAACTAAACTTGCTACTAAAAGTATGGATGAGCTTGAGAAACTGGCCCAGGAACAACCATTCTTGCTGGCTCGTTACGAGCGACTGTTACAGCTATCCCAAGGCTATACTTTGCAACTGCAAAAGGCTACCCAACTGAGCACGCAGCTCGCTGAACTGGAGCAAACTATAGTTACTAAAAAAACTGAGCTTACAACTACGCAGAGCAACTATACTTTGGCCTCAGAACGCCTGGATGACCTGCAGAAACTGGTAACCTTGCAGCAGCGCATACAGGAGTTGGAGCAGCACCGCCACATGTTGCAGCCTGAACAACCTTGCCCGTTATGCGGCTCAGCGCAGCATCCGTTTGTGGAAGGCAACTATACTAACTCGTTATCTGAAGAAGAGCAGCGCCGCGATACACAACTGGCATTGGTAAAGGAACTGGAGACAAGTATAAACCAGCTTCAGCTGCAACTAAACACCTTGCAAAACCAGCAGGAAAGCGCTGCAAAAGCCAAAGCTGAGACTGACGCCGAATTAGCACAAACCTTACAAACTTACCAGCAGCAAAGCGAAGGTATAACTATAGCTATTACACAAACGGAGCACCTGCAGCAGCAACTACAAGCCCAGCGCGAAGCACTAGGTAACTTAAACCTAACTCTAACACAAGCCCGCAGCATCAGCCGTGAAATAGAAAGTATAAACTTAACCCTGCAGCAGCTTCGGGAGCAGCAGTTACAGGCAAAAGCCGAGATCGGCAAACTTCAGCGATCAGAAGAAATGCTGAAAGCCCAATTGCAGCGCTATACTTCTCAGCTACACGATCTGCAGGAGCAGCAACAGGTTTTCACGGAAACGGCACAATCGTTTGCCGCAAGCTATAGTTTGGAATATACTTCTGAAAAGCGTCAGGACTTGCTGCAACACCTGGAAAAACAGACTGCATCTTACCAGCAACAACATGAAGCCTACGAAGCGCTACGCGACCCATACCTGCAGTTACAGGGACAGGTAAAGAGCTTAAAAGAAAAGGCAACAGAAAAAGAGCAAAAGCTTCAGGATAAAAAAGCTGCACTGGAGCAGGTACATATTCAACTGACTGAACTTAAGGAAAAACGCACCCAACTTTTCGGGGAGAAAGATCCGCTGCACGAGCGCAAAGCTGCACAGCAGGAACTAACCTTACGCACAAAACAAGCTGAAGAAGCACGTGCTGCCCAACAGAAAAAACAGCAGGAACTACAGGAGCAACGCCTGCGCCAGCAGGAGTATACCAACACGCACTCCAACAAAAAATCTGAACTGGATGCACTCCGTGATGGATTGCTACTAGTGTTGCAACAGAAAGGTATTGAAACTATAGAAGCGCTCAGCCAGATGCTGCTGGACCGCGATGAAGCCGACCGCCTGGCAAACCTGAAAGCCCAGACCGAAAAGCAGCTGACTGAAACCCGAAAATCGCTAAGCGATGTGCAGCGCGATTTAGCCCAAGCCGAAGCCAAAAAACTGACCACTGAAAGTATAGATCTACTGCAGCAGCAACTTGCCTCTAAAACTGAAGAACTAAGAGAGCTGATAGCCAAACGCGCCCGCTTAGAACAACTTTTAGAGCAGGATAAACAGCAACGCGAGAAGAACCAGGAGCTTGCCACCCAGCTGCATGTGCAGCAGCAGGAATGTAACCGCTGGGCACAGCTTTCAGACCTGATCGGCTCTGCTGACGGCAACAAGTTCAGCAGGTTTGCGCAGGGCTTAACCTTGGCAAGACTGGTAGAACTGGCAAACCGCCACCTGCAAAAACTAAACGACCGTTACCGAATCCAGAAATCTGCAACTGAAGACCTGGAGTTATTGATTGTAGACACGTACCAGGCCGAAGCCGTACGCCCGATGAACACGCTCTCGGGTGGCGAAAGCTTTTTGGTAAGCTTGGCACTAGCATTAGGTTTATCAGACCTGGCCGGCCGCCGCACTCAGATTAATTCCCTGTTCATCGACGAAGGTTTCGGTACGCTGGATGCTGATACGCTTGATTCCGCAATAACAACTTTAGAAAACCTGCAGGCAAGCGGCAAAATGATCGGCATCATCTCACACGTAGAAGCCCTGAAAGAACGCATCAGCACACAAATTAAAGTACAGAAATTAGCAGGTGGGGTTAGTAAGGTTGAGGTTGTGGGTTGGTAA